A single Caretta caretta isolate rCarCar2 chromosome 2, rCarCar1.hap1, whole genome shotgun sequence DNA region contains:
- the EVX1 gene encoding homeobox even-skipped homolog protein 1 produces MEPRKDMVMFLEGGQLGTLVGKRVSNLSEAVGSPVQEPQDKMIHRSCLSPRSGPLSSRERGRGEEEVEVLPGTGTVPESRSAAAAALLSAGQQLASEPISSKGQQSSSDTESDFYEEIEVSCTPDCATGNAEYQPSKGPCSEALAGGSPSSGGELPKGSGGSGGSQGSLACNASDQMRRYRTAFTREQIARLEKEFYRENYVSRPRRCELAAALNLPETTIKVWFQNRRMKDKRQRLAMTWPHPADPAFYTYMMSHAAATGNLPYPFPSHLPLPYYSHMGIGATSASAATPFSTPLRPLDTFRVLSHPYPRPELLCAFRHPSLYPAPTHGLSSAGGSPCSCLACHSSQSNGLAQRPSGSDFTCSATTRTDSFLTFTPSVLSKATSVSMDQREEVPLTR; encoded by the exons ATGGAACCCAGAAAGGATATGGTGATGTTTCTGGAAGGAGGTCAACTTGGCACTCTTGTTGGCAAGAGAGTCTCTAATTTGTCAGAAGCAGTGGGAAGCCCAGTCCAAGAACCGCAGGACAAGATGATCCATCGGAGTTGCCTGAGCCCGAGATCTGGCCCCTTATCCTCCCGAGAAAGGGGAcgaggagaggaggaggtggaagtgctgccagggacagggacGGTCCCGGAGAGTCGCTCGGCGGCGGCAGCAGCTCTGCTCTCGGCCGGACAGCAGCTCGCCTCGGAGCCCATCTCTAGCAAAGGGCAACAGAGCAGCTCGGACACCGAGTCGGATTTCTATGAGGAAATCGAGGTGAGCTGCACCCCGGACTGCGCCACGGGAAACGCCGAGTACCAGCCCAGCAAAG GGCCGTGCTCGGAGGCTTTGGCCGGTGGCAGTCCCAGCAGCGGGGGGGAGCTCCCCAAGGGCAGCGGAGGCAGCGGCGGCTCCCAGGGTTCGCTGGCCTGCAACGCCAGCGATCAGATGCGCCGCTACCGTACCGCCTTCACCCGCGAGCAGATAGCCCGGCTGGAGAAGGAATTCTACCGGGAGAACTACGTGTCCAGGCCCAGAAGATGTGAACTGGCAGCTGCTTTAAATCTGCCAGAAACCACCATCAAG GTCTGGTTCCAGAACCGCAGGATGAAGGACAAGAGGCAGCGTTTGGCCATGACCTGGCCTCACCCAGCAGATCCGGCTTTTTACACGTACATGATGAGTCATGCAGCGGCAACTGGCAATCTTCCCTACCCCTTCCCATCCCACCTGCCCCTTCCTTACTACTCCCACATGGGCATTGGTGCCACCTCGGCCTCTGCTGCCACCCCTTTCAGTACCCCTCTGAGACCACTTGACACCTTTAGGGTCCTCTCTCATCCTTACCCTAGACCAGAACTGCTCTGTGCATTCAGGCATCCTTCTCTTTACCCTGCCCCAACTCATGGACTCAGTAGTGCTGGAGGCAGCCCTTGTTCATGCTTGGCTTGCCACAGCAGCCAGTCCAATGGACTGGCACAGAGACCTTCAGGATCAGACTTTACCTGTTCAGCCACAACCAGGACTGACTCTTTTCTCACTTTCACACCCTCGGTGCTGAGCAAAGCAACCTCAGTATCCATGGACCAGCGGGAAGAAGTACCTTTAACAAGATAA